In Zingiber officinale cultivar Zhangliang chromosome 1A, Zo_v1.1, whole genome shotgun sequence, a genomic segment contains:
- the LOC122014356 gene encoding transcription factor ILI6-like, translated as MSSRRNRARQSGSSRITDEQINDLVSKLQSVLPEAGIRRNDRASAAKVLQETCNYIRSLHREVDDLSERLSKLLEESSSDQAAIIRSLLM; from the exons ATGTCGAGCAGGAGAAACAGAGCGAGGCAATCAGGCTCGTCCAGGATCACGGATGAACAGATCAATGATCTGGTCTCCAAGCTGCAATCCGTCCTCCCCGAGGCCGGCATTCGCAGAAACGATAGA GCATCGGCAGCCAAGGTGCTGCAGGAAACCTGCAACTACATCAGAAGCTTGCACCGGGAGGTCGATGACTTGAGCGAGAGACTGTCGAAGCTGCTGGAAGAAAGCAGTAGCGATCAAGCTGCCATCATTAGGAGCTTGCTTATGTGA
- the LOC122014389 gene encoding putative receptor-like protein kinase At4g00960 has protein sequence MASSSFSLLLPFLLFLFSFTGAQELFQNCDPSAGNFSENSSYQSNLERLLSTLASDGYATGFLNTSVGGGSDQVFGLVNCRGDINATECRSCLYTATAEVTRNCPSNRGAEVWYEFCLVRFSDQPLPTSSSNRQQLAFNNVDDAPEPNRFAWLLGMLMNRTADAAANSSKRFAIGEASYYTAEFPSIYDVMQCTRDLSQEQCRECLGTLFVPMPPSFVGKQGGRVLGESCSMRFELYPSFFEGSPTLNISVPPPSAMQPAPPPTSSGGRDTTTVVLATAIPAVFVLSLASIIFICYRRRLRKQASLGSLYETDPEKINSVESLLFDYHTLKVATGNFSEENKLGEGGFGAVYKGTLPNGQEIAVKRLLNSGQGLGELKNELVLVARLQHRNLVKLFGVCLEQEKMIVYEYVPNRSLDTFLYDSVKGRELHWGTRYKIITGIARGLRYLHEESQLKIIHRDLKASNVLLDAEMNPKISDFGLAKLFDVDQTQGITNRVVGTFGYMSPEYAMHGQFSSKSDVFSFGVLVLEILTGRKNTGSYNSEMAEDLMSYIWGKWDGGAALEIADPALGGDYEANEMLRCIQIGLLCVQESPYDRPTMSTVVVMLNAETVSLQAPTRPVFSIGHSRLAVDSGFSSNASSNRVGAYDRDNKSLLITPTAEDVSISEVEPR, from the exons ATggcttcctcctccttctcccttctgcttcccttcctcctcttcctcttctcttttaCCGGCGCGCAGGAGCTGTTCCAGAACTGCGATCCTAGCGCGGGAAATTTCAGCGAAAACAGCAGCTACCAATCCAACCTCGAACGACTCCTCTCCACCCTCGCCTCCGACGGCTACGCCACCGGCTTCCTCAATACCAGCGTCGGGGGAGGCTCCGACCAGGTGTTTGGCCTCGTCAACTGCCGCGGCGACATCAACGCCACCGAGTGCCGCTCCTGCCTATACACCGCCACCGCCGAAGTCACCCGCAACTGCCCTAGTAACAGGGGCGCCGAGGTGTGGTACGAGTTCTGCCTCGTCCGCTTCTCCGACCAGCCGCTGCCCACCTCCTCCTCCAACCGACAGCAGCTGGCGTTTAACAACGTGGACGACGCCCCGGAACCGAACCGGTTCGCCTGGCTGTTGGGGATGCTGATGAACCGGACCGCCGACGCGGCGGCCAATTCCAGCAAGCGGTTCGCGATCGGGGAGGCCAGCTACTACACGGCAGAGTTCCCCTCCATCTACGACGTGATGCAGTGCACGCGCGACCTGTCGCAGGAGCAGTGCAGGGAGTGCCTGGGCACTCTGTTCGTTCCGATGCCGCCGTCGTTCGTGGGAAAACAGGGGGGGAGGGTACTCGGCGAGAGCTGCAGCATGAGGTTCGAGCTCTATCCCTCCTTCTTCGAAGGTTCCCCCACCCTCAACATCTCTGTGCCCCCGCCGTCAGCGATGCAACCGGCTCCGCCGCCCACCTCCTCCGGag GGAGAGATACGACTACAGTTGTTCTGGCAACCGCGATACCGGCGGTATTCGTATTATCACTGGCCTCCATCATTTTCATTTGCTACCGGCGGCGGCTGAGGAAGCAGGCGTCATTGGGATCGCTCT ATGAAACTGATCCGGAGAAGATCAATAGCGTGGAATCTCTGTTGTTTGATTACCACACACTAAAAGTTGCGACTGGCAATTTCTCTGAGGAGAATAAACTCGGGGAAGGCGGATTCGGAGCGGTTTACAAG GGAACGCTACCGAATGGACAAGAAATAGCAGTGAAGAGACTCTTGAACTCAGGGCAAGGCCTCGGAGAGCTCAAGAATGAGCTGGTTTTGGTGGCTAGGCTCCAACACAGAAATCTTGTAAAACTTTTTGGTGTTTGCTTGGAGCAGGAGAAGATGATTGTTTATGAATATGTTCCCAATAGAAGTCTCGACACATTTCTTTATG ATTCAGTAAAAGGGCGAGAACTGCATTGGGGAACAAGATACAAGATTATCACAGGAATTGCTCGAGGCTTGCGCTATCTACACGAGGAGTCTCAGCTAAAAATCATACATCGAGATTTAAAAGCCAGCAACGTTTTGTTAGATGCAGAAATGAACCCCAAGATCTCAGACTTCGGTTTAGCTAAGCTTTTTGATGTCGATCAGACTCAGGGCATTACGAATCGAGTTGTGGGAACTTT CGGATACATGTCGCCGGAGTATGCAATGCACGGGCAGTTTTCGAGCAAGTCTGATGTATTCAGCTTCGGCGTTTTAGTTTTGGAGATTTTGACGGGAAGGAAAAACACTGGTTCGTATAATTCTGAAATGGCAGAAGACCTTATGAGCTAT ATATGGGGGAAATGGGATGGAGGTGCAGCATTGGAGATCGCAGACCCAGCTTTGGGTGGAGACTATGAAGCGAATGAAATGCTGAGATGCATTCAGATTGGGTTACTATGTGTTCAGGAGAGCCCATATGACAGGCCGACCATGTCCACTGTGGTTGTGATGCTGAATGCTGAAACTGTGTCTCTTCAAGCTCCTACCCGGCCGGTATTTTCTATCGGGCATAGTCGTCTCGCCGTGGACTCGGGCTTCAGCTCGAACGCTTCTAGTAATCGAGTCGGAGCGTATGACAGAGACAATAAGTCATTGCTCATCACACCCACAGCAGAGGATGTCTCCATTTCAGAAGTAGAACCTAGATGA